From Thalassococcus sp. S3, one genomic window encodes:
- the gcvP gene encoding aminomethyl-transferring glycine dehydrogenase: MTFEPTDYLPYDFANRRHIGPSPAEMEEMLSVLGADSLQALIEQTVPEAIRQAEPLDFGKPKSERELLYALRQIAKQNTVLTSLIGQGYHGTVTPPVIQRNILENPAWYTAYTPYQPEISQGRLEALLNFQTMVSDLTGLEMANASLLDEATACAEAMTMAQRVAKSKAKAFFVDENCHPQNIAVLKTRAEPLGIELIIGAPEDLEAEAVFGAIFQYPGTHGHLRDFTPEMEALHAAKAIGVVSADPLALTLLKEPGAMGADIAVGSTQRFGVPMGYGGPHAAYLATKQAYARAMPGRLVGVSVDAQGNRAYRLSLQTREQHIRREKATSNVCTAQALLAVMAGFYAVFHGPEGLKAIAQRVHRKTARLARGLEEAGFAVEPEAFFDTITVDVGLMQRGVLQAAVREGVNLRRVGKTKVGITLDEATRPAIIEAVWRAFGIDRDAGHIDEYRFPDALVRRSDYLTHPVFHMNRAETEMMRYMRRLADRDLALDRAMIPLGSCTMKLNSAAEMMPVSWREFSVLHPYAPKDQAKGYHALIEDLSAKLCEITGYDALSMQPNSGAQGEYAGLLTIAGYHRARGEAHRDICLIPTSAHGTNPASAQMVGWTVVAVKSAENGDIDLDDFRAKAEQHAERLAGSMITYPSTHGVFEETVTEVCAITHEHGGQVYIDGANMNAMVGLSRPGDLGGDVSHLNLHKTFCIPHGGGGPGMGPIGVKAHLADHLPGDPNGGEGAVSAAAFGSPSLLPISWAYCALMGGEGLTQATRVAILNANYIAKRLEGAYDVLYRGGKGRVAHECILDTRPFAASAGVTVEDIAKRLIDCGFHAPTMSWPVAGTLMIEPSESETKAELDRFCDAMLAIRAEIAEIEAGRIAVEQSPLRHAPHTVEDLVGEWDRPYSREQGCFPPGAFRVDKYWPPVNRVDNAWGDRHLVCTCPPMEAYAEAAE; the protein is encoded by the coding sequence ATGACGTTCGAGCCAACAGATTATCTTCCCTATGATTTTGCCAACAGGCGGCATATCGGGCCATCTCCTGCGGAGATGGAGGAGATGCTGTCGGTGCTTGGGGCGGACAGTCTGCAGGCCCTTATCGAACAGACCGTGCCGGAGGCGATCCGGCAGGCGGAGCCGCTCGATTTCGGAAAGCCGAAATCCGAGCGGGAATTGCTTTATGCGCTCCGCCAGATCGCCAAACAGAATACGGTGCTGACCTCGCTGATCGGACAGGGCTATCACGGTACGGTCACGCCCCCGGTTATTCAGCGAAACATCCTGGAGAACCCGGCCTGGTATACCGCTTACACGCCCTACCAGCCGGAGATCAGCCAGGGACGGCTTGAGGCGCTCTTGAATTTCCAGACCATGGTGAGCGATCTGACAGGGCTGGAAATGGCCAATGCGTCCCTGCTGGACGAGGCGACGGCCTGTGCCGAAGCGATGACGATGGCGCAGCGGGTGGCGAAATCGAAGGCCAAGGCGTTTTTCGTCGATGAGAATTGTCATCCTCAGAACATCGCCGTTCTGAAGACCCGCGCGGAGCCGCTGGGGATTGAGTTGATCATTGGCGCGCCGGAGGATTTGGAGGCAGAGGCGGTGTTCGGGGCGATCTTTCAATATCCGGGCACGCACGGCCATCTGCGCGACTTCACGCCCGAGATGGAGGCGCTGCACGCGGCCAAGGCAATCGGTGTCGTCTCCGCCGATCCGCTGGCGCTGACACTGCTCAAGGAACCCGGCGCGATGGGTGCTGATATCGCTGTCGGATCTACGCAACGCTTTGGCGTGCCGATGGGCTATGGCGGTCCACATGCGGCCTATCTGGCAACCAAGCAGGCTTACGCGCGGGCCATGCCCGGACGGCTGGTGGGCGTGTCGGTGGATGCGCAGGGGAACCGGGCATACCGGCTGTCGCTACAGACGCGCGAGCAGCATATCCGGAGGGAGAAGGCCACGTCGAACGTGTGCACCGCGCAGGCTTTGCTGGCAGTGATGGCGGGGTTCTATGCGGTCTTTCATGGGCCCGAAGGCCTGAAGGCCATCGCGCAGCGGGTGCATCGCAAGACGGCCCGGCTGGCGCGTGGTCTTGAAGAGGCAGGCTTTGCCGTGGAGCCGGAGGCGTTCTTTGACACGATCACTGTGGATGTGGGGCTGATGCAGCGTGGCGTCTTGCAGGCGGCTGTTCGCGAAGGGGTGAACCTGCGGCGCGTGGGCAAGACCAAGGTGGGCATCACGCTTGATGAGGCGACGCGCCCCGCGATCATCGAAGCGGTCTGGCGCGCCTTTGGGATCGACCGGGATGCCGGGCACATCGATGAATACCGGTTCCCTGATGCGCTGGTGCGGCGCTCGGATTACCTGACCCACCCGGTCTTTCACATGAACCGGGCGGAGACCGAGATGATGCGCTATATGCGCCGCCTCGCCGACCGTGATCTGGCGCTGGACCGGGCCATGATCCCGCTGGGTTCCTGCACGATGAAGCTGAACTCCGCTGCTGAGATGATGCCGGTGAGTTGGCGCGAATTCTCGGTCCTGCATCCTTACGCGCCCAAGGATCAGGCCAAGGGATATCACGCGCTGATCGAGGATTTGTCGGCGAAGCTTTGCGAGATCACGGGCTATGACGCGCTGTCGATGCAGCCCAATTCGGGCGCGCAGGGGGAATATGCGGGGCTTTTGACCATTGCGGGCTACCACCGGGCGCGGGGTGAGGCGCATCGCGATATCTGCCTGATCCCGACCTCGGCCCACGGGACAAACCCGGCCAGCGCGCAGATGGTGGGCTGGACCGTGGTTGCCGTGAAGTCTGCGGAAAACGGGGACATCGACCTGGATGATTTTCGCGCGAAGGCGGAACAGCACGCCGAAAGGCTGGCCGGCTCTATGATCACCTATCCGTCGACACATGGTGTGTTCGAGGAGACGGTGACAGAGGTTTGCGCGATCACGCACGAGCATGGCGGGCAGGTCTATATCGACGGGGCCAACATGAACGCGATGGTGGGCCTGAGCCGGCCCGGCGATCTGGGCGGGGATGTGAGCCATCTGAACCTGCACAAGACATTCTGCATCCCGCATGGTGGCGGGGGGCCGGGCATGGGACCCATCGGGGTCAAGGCACATTTGGCCGATCATCTCCCAGGCGATCCAAATGGCGGAGAGGGTGCGGTGTCGGCGGCGGCCTTCGGTTCACCCTCGCTGTTGCCGATCAGCTGGGCCTATTGCGCGCTGATGGGCGGAGAGGGCCTGACCCAGGCGACACGGGTCGCGATCCTGAACGCCAACTACATCGCAAAGCGGCTGGAGGGGGCGTATGACGTGCTCTATCGCGGCGGGAAGGGCCGGGTGGCGCATGAATGCATCCTTGACACGCGCCCCTTCGCGGCCAGCGCCGGTGTGACGGTGGAGGACATCGCGAAAAGGCTCATTGATTGCGGCTTTCACGCGCCGACGATGAGCTGGCCGGTGGCGGGCACGCTGATGATCGAACCGTCCGAGAGCGAAACCAAGGCGGAGCTAGACCGCTTCTGCGACGCGATGCTGGCGATCCGGGCGGAGATCGCGGAGATCGAGGCGGGCCGGATCGCGGTGGAGCAAAGCCCGCTGCGCCACGCCCCGCATACGGTGGAAGATCTGGTGGGCGAATGGGACAGACCCTACAGCCGCGAACAGGGCTGCTTCCCGCCGGGAGCGTTCCGGGTGGACAAATATTGGCCGCCGGTGAACCGGGTCGACAATGCCTGGGGCGACAGGCATCTCGTTTGCACTTGCCCGCCGATGGAAGCCTACGCGGAGGCGGCGGAGTAA
- the gcvH gene encoding glycine cleavage system protein GcvH, whose protein sequence is MKFTEDHEWLRAEGDLIVVGITEHAAEQLGDVVFIELPETGAEVSSADEIVVIESVKAASDIAAPMDGEIVEINEAIVEDPAKVNADPMGAAWFFKMRPRDPAQMDGFMDANAYQAFIG, encoded by the coding sequence ATGAAGTTCACCGAAGACCACGAATGGCTGCGCGCCGAAGGCGATCTGATCGTCGTCGGGATCACCGAACACGCAGCCGAGCAATTGGGCGATGTCGTCTTTATCGAATTGCCTGAGACCGGCGCCGAGGTGTCCAGCGCCGACGAAATCGTGGTGATCGAAAGTGTGAAGGCGGCCTCGGATATCGCCGCGCCCATGGACGGCGAGATCGTGGAGATCAACGAGGCCATCGTGGAAGACCCCGCGAAGGTGAATGCCGATCCAATGGGGGCTGCGTGGTTTTTCAAGATGCGGCCCAGAGATCCGGCGCAAATGGACGGATTTATGGACGCAAACGCCTATCAGGCTTTCATCGGGTAG
- the gcvT gene encoding glycine cleavage system aminomethyltransferase GcvT → MDDPNRTPLYDFHADLDARFVGFAGYEMPVQYKMGALEEHLHTRRAAGLFDVSHMGQVRLTGPDWERLALAVEALVPANVLGLADGQQRYGLLLSRSGGILDDLMMTRQGDALLMVLNAACKAADLAHLQKHVPDNVVVEPMDDHALLALQGPDAATALLPLAPDASTLGFMQASAARFQGADLWMSRAGYTGEDGFEISVPSGHATALAQALMAHPSVAPIGLAARNTLRLEAGLCLYGSDMDDNTTPPEAGLSWAIPKVRRAGGARAGGFAGAETVLRQLEEGPERLRVGLLPEGRAPMRDGVELFADETTDELAGLITSGGFGPSLGAPVAMGYLPRALAGPGTTVYGALRGKRLPLRVAPMPFVPHQYHRLSKTKGAKV, encoded by the coding sequence ATGGACGATCCGAACCGCACGCCCCTATACGACTTTCACGCTGATCTCGACGCCCGTTTTGTCGGCTTTGCGGGATATGAGATGCCCGTTCAATACAAAATGGGCGCGCTGGAAGAGCATCTTCATACCCGCCGGGCTGCGGGTCTCTTTGATGTCAGCCATATGGGTCAGGTGCGTCTGACCGGCCCGGATTGGGAGAGGCTTGCGCTGGCGGTGGAGGCGCTCGTGCCGGCCAATGTGCTGGGCCTTGCCGATGGTCAGCAGCGTTATGGTCTGCTTTTGTCGCGGTCCGGCGGTATTCTGGACGATCTGATGATGACACGGCAGGGTGACGCCTTGCTGATGGTTCTGAATGCGGCTTGCAAAGCCGCCGATCTGGCGCATTTGCAAAAACACGTGCCCGACAATGTCGTCGTGGAGCCGATGGATGACCACGCGCTTCTGGCGCTTCAGGGCCCCGACGCGGCGACAGCGCTTCTGCCGCTTGCCCCGGACGCGTCGACACTTGGTTTCATGCAGGCATCCGCCGCCCGGTTTCAGGGCGCCGATCTTTGGATGTCGCGGGCCGGGTATACCGGTGAGGACGGCTTTGAGATCTCCGTGCCATCGGGTCATGCAACGGCCTTGGCGCAGGCTCTCATGGCTCACCCCTCGGTCGCCCCGATTGGTCTGGCCGCGCGAAATACTCTGCGGCTCGAGGCGGGCTTGTGCCTTTACGGCTCGGATATGGATGACAACACCACCCCGCCAGAGGCTGGATTAAGCTGGGCCATCCCCAAGGTCCGTCGCGCGGGCGGCGCCCGGGCCGGTGGCTTTGCCGGCGCGGAGACAGTGCTGCGGCAGCTTGAGGAAGGTCCGGAGCGGCTCCGCGTCGGGCTGCTTCCGGAAGGTCGTGCCCCGATGCGGGACGGGGTGGAGCTTTTCGCGGACGAGACCACCGATGAGCTTGCGGGCCTCATCACCTCGGGCGGCTTCGGTCCCAGTCTCGGCGCGCCGGTTGCTATGGGCTATCTCCCCCGTGCGCTGGCCGGGCCGGGTACGACCGTCTACGGCGCCTTGCGGGGTAAGCGTTTGCCGCTGCGCGTGGCGCCGATGCCCTTCGTGCCTCACCAATATCACCGTTTGTCCAAGACCAAGGGAGCCAAAGTATGA
- a CDS encoding glutamine synthetase family protein — MSDSVATGALAARGLLCEEASQGADELLARLASSQTETVRVVFPDQHGILRGKTLVASALRSAFTTGLAVPGTLLLKDTSHRTAFDVWSTDAEAATGPLRGASDVLLIPDPATFRPLPWSPRSAWLLCDVVHRDGTPIPFASRTVLARAERALADAGYAALMGLEIEFHIFSITDPNRSHAATTMPGQPPVTQALTHGYQFLTEDRYADAEEILDTLRQHAQGLGLPIRSIEIEMGPSQFEVTFDPAPPMAHADAMVMFRSMVKQVCAARGLHATFMAKPVVSNACASGWHLHQSLRDLRDGSNVFTPKRERKLTQEAGGWIAGLLARAGESCLLTGPTVTSYKRYGAYQLAPNAVHWGWDNRGAMLRALMAPGDPASRIENRVADPSANPHFAFATQLLSGLSGIHAGLTAPEPALAPYDAAAPALPSDLGAAITAFQGSDLYRTSLGDAFVDYLSQLKSAEWRRYLNHLSEWEQAEYFSLF; from the coding sequence ATGTCTGACAGCGTTGCGACCGGCGCGCTGGCCGCGCGCGGGCTCCTCTGCGAAGAGGCCTCGCAAGGGGCCGATGAGCTTCTCGCCCGGCTCGCCTCCAGCCAGACTGAAACCGTCCGTGTCGTTTTCCCCGACCAGCACGGTATTCTACGCGGCAAAACGCTCGTGGCCTCCGCCCTGCGCTCTGCCTTCACCACCGGCCTCGCCGTGCCCGGCACGCTGCTTCTCAAGGATACCTCTCACCGCACCGCTTTCGATGTCTGGTCCACTGACGCCGAAGCCGCGACCGGACCGCTGCGCGGGGCCTCCGATGTCCTGCTGATCCCGGACCCCGCCACCTTCCGACCGCTCCCCTGGTCGCCCCGTTCCGCCTGGCTTCTCTGCGACGTCGTTCACCGCGACGGCACGCCCATCCCATTCGCCTCCCGCACGGTCCTGGCGCGGGCGGAGCGTGCCCTGGCCGATGCTGGCTATGCCGCGCTGATGGGGCTTGAGATCGAGTTTCATATCTTTTCCATCACCGATCCAAACCGCTCCCACGCGGCGACAACCATGCCGGGCCAGCCGCCCGTCACCCAGGCGCTGACCCATGGCTATCAATTCCTGACCGAGGATCGCTATGCCGACGCAGAGGAGATCCTCGACACGCTTCGCCAGCACGCACAAGGTTTGGGCCTTCCGATCCGTTCCATCGAGATCGAAATGGGCCCCAGCCAGTTCGAGGTGACCTTCGATCCCGCCCCGCCCATGGCGCATGCCGATGCGATGGTCATGTTCCGCTCGATGGTCAAACAGGTCTGCGCGGCACGGGGCCTGCATGCGACCTTCATGGCCAAACCGGTCGTGTCCAATGCCTGTGCCAGTGGCTGGCACCTGCACCAGTCGCTGCGGGATCTGCGCGACGGGTCGAATGTCTTTACACCGAAACGGGAACGAAAGCTGACGCAAGAGGCCGGCGGCTGGATCGCGGGACTGCTTGCCCGCGCGGGCGAAAGCTGTCTGCTCACCGGGCCGACGGTCACCAGCTACAAACGCTATGGTGCTTATCAGTTGGCGCCCAATGCCGTGCATTGGGGGTGGGACAATCGCGGGGCGATGCTGCGCGCGCTGATGGCGCCGGGCGATCCGGCCTCTCGGATCGAAAACCGCGTCGCCGATCCGTCAGCCAATCCCCATTTCGCGTTTGCCACCCAATTGCTGTCCGGCCTCTCCGGCATCCATGCCGGTTTGACCGCGCCCGAGCCGGCTCTGGCTCCCTACGACGCGGCGGCTCCCGCTCTGCCCTCCGATCTGGGCGCGGCCATCACCGCGTTTCAGGGGTCTGACCTTTACCGGACCTCGCTTGGGGATGCCTTTGTCGACTACCTGAGCCAGCTCAAATCCGCCGAATGGCGCCGCTATCTTAATCATCTTTCGGAGTGGGAGCAGGCGGAGTACTTCAGTCTCTTCTGA
- a CDS encoding aromatic ring-hydroxylating dioxygenase subunit alpha — MISQALNDSLTRVGPGSDAGSVLRHYWQPAALSDELISARPVVPVRLLGEDLVLFRDSAGKLGLIDRHCPHRGADLCYGRLEDNGLRCPFHGWHFDRTGQCVEQPGEPEGSHMHENIRATSYPVIEKNGIVWAYMGPGDPPAFPNLDCFRAPDSHVFAFKGLWECNWLQAMEVGIDPAHASFLHRFLQDEDPADSYGKQFRDKAGNTEIPMTKLLRDYPRPEIRVDEMEYGLKLTALRHMEDGRTHVRITNQIFPEAICIPMSREMTITQWHVPVDDTTCYWYSMFTSFKDPVNKTLMREQRLKEHRLPDYAPLKNARNNYGYDPEEQARETYTGMGLDINVHDQWAVESMGRIQDRTREHLGKTDVGIIRYRRMLRDAIAKVKDGQAEALPMRGGVDPQGIFGPLSNDAIADGHEWESVNAQSDAARRADCPWDARL; from the coding sequence ATGATCAGCCAGGCCCTGAACGACAGCCTCACCCGCGTCGGCCCCGGCTCCGATGCCGGTTCGGTGCTGCGCCACTACTGGCAGCCCGCAGCACTCAGCGACGAGCTGATAAGCGCGCGCCCCGTTGTTCCCGTGCGCCTTTTGGGCGAAGACCTCGTGCTTTTCCGCGACAGCGCGGGCAAACTCGGCCTGATCGACCGGCATTGTCCCCATCGCGGGGCGGACCTCTGCTATGGTCGGCTCGAAGACAACGGCCTGCGTTGTCCCTTTCACGGCTGGCATTTCGACCGCACCGGCCAATGCGTCGAACAACCCGGGGAGCCAGAAGGCTCTCACATGCATGAAAACATCCGGGCAACCTCCTATCCCGTCATCGAAAAGAACGGCATCGTCTGGGCCTATATGGGCCCCGGCGATCCTCCGGCCTTTCCCAATCTCGACTGCTTCCGCGCGCCGGACAGCCATGTCTTCGCCTTCAAGGGGCTGTGGGAATGTAACTGGCTGCAAGCGATGGAGGTGGGGATCGACCCCGCCCATGCCTCCTTCCTCCATCGCTTCCTGCAGGACGAGGACCCCGCCGACAGCTACGGCAAGCAATTCCGGGACAAGGCCGGCAATACCGAGATCCCGATGACCAAGCTGCTGCGTGACTATCCGCGCCCCGAAATCCGCGTGGATGAGATGGAGTACGGTCTCAAGCTGACGGCGCTTCGCCACATGGAGGATGGCCGCACCCATGTGCGCATCACCAATCAGATCTTCCCCGAGGCGATCTGCATCCCGATGTCGCGTGAGATGACGATCACCCAATGGCACGTGCCGGTCGATGACACGACCTGCTATTGGTATTCGATGTTCACCAGCTTCAAGGACCCGGTGAACAAGACCCTCATGCGCGAACAAAGGCTAAAGGAACATCGCCTACCCGACTACGCACCGCTGAAAAACGCGCGCAACAATTACGGATATGACCCGGAGGAGCAGGCGCGCGAGACCTATACCGGCATGGGTCTTGATATCAACGTGCATGACCAATGGGCGGTGGAGAGCATGGGGCGGATCCAGGATCGCACCCGCGAACATCTGGGCAAGACGGATGTGGGCATCATCCGCTATCGGCGGATGCTGCGGGACGCGATTGCCAAGGTGAAAGACGGACAGGCCGAGGCGCTTCCGATGCGCGGTGGCGTTGATCCGCAAGGCATTTTCGGTCCACTCTCCAATGATGCGATAGCAGACGGTCACGAGTGGGAGAGTGTGAATGCGCAAAGCGACGCTGCGCGGCGGGCGGACTGCCCTTGGGATGCGCGTCTCTGA
- a CDS encoding helix-turn-helix domain-containing protein, with translation MSQNRDIATTFAKGLEVMRVFDGSPPGLSLAEVARRTGLDRAAARRLVLTLVECGYLVKNGRDFVQTAKVLGLAGGYLQARGIGARVQPVLDRHAARLGAAITYAVREGDRALLVAQSTLQDSPVSFGFTMGSGLPMLHTALGRMLLAGLEPETASDLVHQAPCPAHTPKSEVRRDVIAQTVARIRSQGFAVVDSEFEAGIIGFSAPVGCTAVVGASAARGIAATDAMADRYIGALQACAAELVAVQ, from the coding sequence GTGAGTCAGAATCGCGATATCGCGACGACCTTCGCCAAGGGCCTCGAGGTGATGCGTGTCTTTGACGGCTCACCGCCCGGCTTGTCACTGGCAGAGGTTGCCCGGCGGACAGGGCTTGACCGCGCGGCAGCCCGGCGGCTGGTTCTGACGCTGGTCGAGTGCGGGTATCTTGTAAAAAACGGACGTGATTTCGTACAAACCGCCAAGGTGCTTGGTTTGGCCGGTGGCTATCTACAGGCCCGGGGCATCGGCGCCCGGGTGCAACCGGTGCTGGATCGCCATGCGGCTCGACTGGGCGCGGCGATCACCTATGCAGTGCGCGAAGGCGACCGGGCGCTTCTGGTGGCGCAATCGACATTGCAGGACAGCCCGGTGTCATTTGGCTTTACGATGGGGAGCGGGCTGCCAATGCTGCATACCGCATTGGGCCGGATGCTCCTGGCAGGGCTGGAGCCGGAGACCGCTTCGGATCTTGTCCACCAGGCGCCCTGCCCCGCCCACACACCAAAGAGCGAGGTGCGGCGGGACGTGATAGCCCAGACCGTGGCGCGGATACGGTCGCAAGGATTTGCGGTGGTGGATAGCGAGTTCGAGGCCGGCATTATTGGCTTTTCCGCACCGGTAGGCTGCACCGCCGTGGTCGGCGCCTCAGCAGCAAGAGGGATTGCCGCAACAGACGCCATGGCAGATCGCTACATCGGGGCCTTGCAGGCCTGCGCGGCGGAGCTTGTCGCCGTGCAATGA
- a CDS encoding RidA family protein, with protein sequence MPHRIIHPDGWKPAKGYANGMLTETGTLYIGGQIGWTADQIFESHDFIGQMEQALLNIRAVLEAAGGTPQDLVRLTWYVTDKRDYVARQGEIGEAYRRVLGRHFPAMTMVVVSALVEDEAVVEIEATAELGMTAVVDYSGI encoded by the coding sequence ATGCCCCACAGGATCATCCACCCCGACGGCTGGAAACCGGCCAAAGGCTATGCCAACGGCATGCTCACCGAGACCGGCACGCTCTATATCGGAGGCCAGATCGGGTGGACCGCCGATCAGATCTTTGAGAGCCATGACTTCATTGGCCAGATGGAGCAGGCCCTGCTGAATATACGCGCCGTGCTGGAAGCAGCCGGAGGCACGCCCCAGGATCTGGTGCGCCTGACCTGGTACGTCACCGACAAACGCGACTATGTCGCGCGTCAGGGTGAGATCGGAGAGGCCTATCGCCGCGTGCTGGGGCGGCATTTTCCCGCGATGACGATGGTGGTGGTGTCGGCCTTGGTTGAGGACGAGGCGGTGGTTGAGATCGAAGCGACTGCCGAACTGGGGATGACCGCTGTGGTGGACTATTCCGGGATTTAA
- a CDS encoding ABC transporter ATP-binding protein: MTLLSAQNIAAFYGPSQALFDVSLDVGAGEVVALMGRNGMGKSTTIKVICRMLRHATGTVTFDDQDIGALPSHKAARAGLGLVPEGRRCFPNLTVHENLIAAARPGDWDFTRVTELFPRLGERANQSAASLSGGEQQMLAIGRALMTNPRLLILDEATEGLAPVVRQEIWSAIARLKAETGLAILVVDKSIRELGTVADRAVIIERGASVWHGAFSELSHDVTERFLGV, encoded by the coding sequence ATGACCTTGCTTTCGGCCCAGAACATCGCCGCCTTCTATGGCCCTTCCCAAGCGCTTTTCGACGTCTCGCTCGATGTGGGTGCGGGGGAAGTGGTCGCACTCATGGGTCGCAACGGCATGGGCAAATCCACAACGATCAAGGTGATCTGCCGGATGCTGCGCCACGCTACCGGTACCGTCACTTTCGACGATCAGGACATCGGCGCGCTGCCCTCTCACAAAGCCGCCCGCGCCGGTTTGGGCCTTGTCCCCGAGGGCCGACGCTGTTTTCCGAACCTCACCGTCCATGAAAACCTGATCGCCGCCGCCCGGCCCGGTGACTGGGATTTCACCCGCGTGACCGAGCTCTTCCCCCGCCTCGGCGAGCGGGCCAACCAGTCCGCCGCGTCTTTGTCGGGGGGCGAGCAACAGATGCTTGCCATCGGTCGCGCCCTGATGACGAACCCGCGCCTGCTCATTCTTGACGAGGCTACAGAAGGCCTCGCCCCCGTCGTCCGGCAAGAGATCTGGTCGGCCATCGCCCGGCTCAAGGCCGAAACCGGTCTTGCCATCCTCGTCGTCGACAAATCCATCCGTGAGCTTGGCACCGTCGCCGACCGCGCCGTCATCATCGAACGCGGCGCATCGGTCTGGCACGGCGCATTCTCTGAACTCTCCCATGATGTTACCGAACGCTTCCTAGGCGTCTGA
- a CDS encoding ABC transporter ATP-binding protein has protein sequence MTEPILQIASLSKSFGAVRACHDVSLDLKPGEIHALIGPNGAGKSTLIKQIAGNLAPDAGTIRFAGEDVTALNTVARARKGLGRTFQISSLAMDYTVLQNTVLGALGQRGGVMRFLRPVMSDRALVEAARDALDRVGLSDHAATRTADLSHGQRRQLEVAVALTLRPRAFLMDEPMAGLGAEGSQRLTTFLDTLRHEAPILLVEHDMDAVFALADRISVLVYGEIIATGTAAEIRANRDVRVAYLGEEDAA, from the coding sequence ATGACTGAGCCGATCCTGCAGATCGCAAGCCTCTCCAAATCTTTCGGCGCGGTGCGGGCCTGCCATGACGTGTCGCTCGACCTGAAACCCGGGGAAATCCATGCTCTCATCGGCCCCAACGGTGCCGGAAAATCCACTCTGATCAAACAGATCGCGGGCAATCTTGCCCCCGATGCCGGCACGATCCGTTTTGCCGGAGAGGACGTCACCGCCCTCAATACCGTCGCCCGTGCGCGCAAGGGGCTGGGGCGCACTTTCCAGATCTCGTCGCTGGCGATGGACTACACCGTCCTGCAAAACACCGTTCTGGGCGCCTTGGGCCAACGGGGCGGCGTGATGCGCTTCCTGCGCCCCGTGATGAGCGACCGCGCCCTTGTCGAAGCCGCGCGCGACGCGCTCGACCGCGTGGGCCTAAGCGACCACGCCGCGACACGCACCGCCGATCTCTCCCACGGCCAACGCCGCCAGTTGGAGGTGGCCGTGGCCCTCACCCTGCGCCCCCGCGCGTTCTTGATGGACGAGCCGATGGCGGGTCTCGGCGCCGAAGGCTCCCAACGCCTGACCACCTTCCTCGACACGCTGCGCCACGAGGCGCCGATCCTGCTGGTCGAACACGACATGGATGCGGTCTTTGCGCTTGCCGACCGCATCAGCGTGCTGGTTTACGGCGAGATCATCGCCACCGGCACCGCGGCCGAGATCCGCGCCAACCGTGATGTGCGCGTTGCCTATCTGGGGGAGGAAGACGCCGCATGA
- a CDS encoding branched-chain amino acid ABC transporter permease, producing MISERVLNGLVLLALLAIPLWAWSADEPFTITLATKVAVFALAGVGLNIALGLGGLVSLGHAVFFGIGGYAMGILASHAQTFTPLMEAPFLIEGTKSMPVIWLVAVIFSALAALAIGALSLGTSGVYFIMITLAFGQMFYYFAISWPAYGGEDGLSIYIRNEFPGLNTLDPIQYFAICYVILAAVLFFSARLARSPFGLALGAARQNDARVQTVGIDSFRLRLVAFTISGAITGLAGALFADLNRFVSPTMFSWQMSGEFIIFIILGGVGRLYGPVVGAALFVLLEHWLGGLSEFWLIYLGALLLGVVLFARGGLIGALAGREVAHD from the coding sequence ATGATCTCTGAACGCGTCCTCAACGGCCTTGTCCTCTTGGCCCTCCTCGCCATCCCCCTCTGGGCGTGGAGCGCGGACGAGCCTTTCACGATCACGCTCGCCACCAAGGTCGCTGTTTTCGCTCTGGCGGGCGTGGGTCTGAACATCGCCCTCGGCCTCGGCGGTCTCGTCAGCCTTGGCCACGCCGTGTTCTTCGGGATCGGCGGTTATGCGATGGGTATCCTTGCCAGCCACGCCCAGACCTTCACGCCGCTGATGGAGGCGCCGTTCCTGATCGAAGGCACCAAGTCCATGCCCGTGATCTGGCTGGTCGCGGTGATCTTCTCTGCCCTCGCGGCTCTGGCCATCGGCGCGCTCAGCCTCGGCACGTCCGGCGTCTATTTCATCATGATTACCTTGGCTTTCGGGCAGATGTTCTACTATTTCGCCATCTCCTGGCCCGCCTATGGCGGCGAAGATGGTCTGTCGATTTACATCCGCAACGAGTTTCCGGGCCTCAACACGCTCGACCCGATCCAGTATTTTGCGATCTGCTACGTGATCCTCGCCGCGGTGCTGTTCTTCTCCGCCCGCCTCGCGCGCTCCCCCTTCGGCTTGGCCCTTGGGGCGGCCCGCCAGAATGACGCGCGGGTGCAGACGGTGGGCATCGACAGCTTCCGCTTGCGGCTGGTGGCCTTCACCATCTCAGGTGCCATCACCGGGCTGGCCGGTGCGCTCTTCGCCGATCTCAACCGCTTCGTCAGCCCGACCATGTTCAGTTGGCAGATGTCGGGCGAATTCATCATTTTCATCATCCTCGGCGGCGTCGGGCGGCTTTATGGCCCCGTTGTCGGCGCTGCCCTCTTCGTTCTGCTGGAACATTGGCTGGGCGGGCTCAGCGAGTTCTGGCTGATCTATCTCGGCGCCCTGCTTCTGGGCGTGGTCCTCTTCGCCCGCGGCGGCCTGATCGGCGCGCTTGCCGGGCGGGAGGTGGCCCATGACTGA